Proteins from one Algicella marina genomic window:
- a CDS encoding type IV secretory system conjugative DNA transfer family protein, producing the protein MTVHDDHTRFGSARFATRAEIARAGMFRQRPESLFCGYIDGKPLWYSGAAGALIQAGARSGKLTQFLGPNLFHGVLPKTSIIMLDIKGEGAAISQNQTPDRKYCIYWNPTAMHGLAQHRINPVGFLNKNNPSLVADAQSLAENLCPRSDSPQGAYFELRAQSYLSAIILALVAKNDVLTLPDLYRAVSLIPGGGESWLDVAYDMHSSGFDLAYHVEEEIAASRDDTSGGFKGIIGEMLKALSALADPQLQAALSPPFDLSFDQLCDGAQRYQVYFMPPAQSVQNWAPILRSFFVGAMIEKARRPDAPRQVWIIDEAGQIGAFPLLIKLFTLGAGLGITPVAVFQSSEQMNGLGANGRAILTSSAGLQISFAARDIEDAARLSKMLGVQTLSYDNRLKQSEADVVRRELMNGMIEGADPFAMSARLNHLRSASIHQAKERRPLYTPDEVLNAPEREAFMFVDGVQYPVKVERRHYFDHRLWAGRYHPNPFHPPSGKVRVQTRLGKRWRRVIAQRVPKRFAHYPQYQSGLWSRIGR; encoded by the coding sequence ATGACTGTGCATGATGATCATACGCGCTTTGGATCGGCCCGTTTTGCAACCCGCGCAGAGATTGCCCGCGCGGGGATGTTTCGGCAAAGACCCGAAAGCCTGTTTTGCGGCTATATCGATGGCAAGCCGCTCTGGTATAGCGGCGCAGCGGGCGCACTTATTCAGGCGGGCGCGCGAAGCGGCAAGCTCACACAATTCTTGGGGCCAAACCTGTTTCACGGCGTTCTGCCCAAGACCTCGATCATCATGCTTGATATCAAGGGCGAAGGCGCGGCGATCAGTCAGAACCAGACCCCTGATCGCAAATATTGTATCTATTGGAACCCCACAGCGATGCACGGCCTTGCGCAGCACCGCATCAATCCTGTGGGATTTTTAAACAAGAACAACCCTTCATTGGTAGCCGATGCGCAAAGCCTCGCAGAAAATCTCTGCCCGCGTTCTGACAGCCCGCAAGGGGCGTATTTTGAGCTGCGGGCGCAAAGCTATCTGAGCGCGATCATCCTTGCGCTGGTGGCCAAGAATGACGTGCTGACCTTGCCTGATCTCTACCGCGCGGTCTCGCTGATCCCCGGCGGCGGGGAATCTTGGCTTGATGTGGCCTATGACATGCATTCATCGGGTTTTGATCTGGCCTACCATGTAGAAGAAGAGATTGCCGCCAGCCGCGATGATACCAGCGGCGGCTTCAAGGGCATTATCGGTGAAATGCTCAAGGCGCTTTCGGCGCTGGCCGATCCGCAGTTGCAAGCGGCTTTATCTCCGCCCTTTGATCTGAGCTTCGATCAGCTTTGCGACGGGGCGCAGCGCTATCAGGTCTATTTCATGCCACCCGCTCAAAGCGTGCAGAACTGGGCACCGATCCTGCGCAGTTTCTTTGTCGGGGCGATGATCGAAAAAGCCCGCCGCCCCGATGCCCCGCGTCAGGTCTGGATCATCGATGAGGCCGGACAGATCGGAGCCTTCCCGCTCCTGATCAAGCTCTTCACCCTTGGCGCGGGTCTGGGCATCACACCTGTTGCGGTGTTTCAATCCTCAGAGCAGATGAACGGGCTCGGTGCGAACGGACGCGCCATCCTGACCTCCAGCGCGGGACTGCAAATCAGCTTCGCGGCGCGCGATATCGAAGATGCCGCGCGGCTGTCCAAGATGCTTGGCGTGCAGACCCTGTCTTATGATAACCGCCTCAAACAAAGCGAAGCCGATGTTGTGCGGCGCGAGTTGATGAACGGCATGATCGAAGGGGCCGATCCCTTTGCCATGAGCGCGCGGCTTAATCACTTGCGCAGCGCCTCCATTCATCAGGCCAAGGAACGCAGGCCGCTCTATACGCCCGATGAGGTGTTGAATGCGCCGGAGCGTGAAGCCTTCATGTTTGTCGATGGGGTGCAATATCCGGTGAAGGTCGAGCGGCGGCACTATTTTGATCACCGCCTGTGGGCGGGGCGCTATCACCCGAACCCGTTTCATCCGCCATCGGGCAAAGTGCGCGTGCAAACGCGGCTCGGCAAAAGATGGCGGCGCGTAATCGCGCAGCGCGTCCCAAAGCGCTTTGCCCATTACCCGCAATATCAGAGCGGCCTGTGGAGCCGCATCGGAAGGTAG
- a CDS encoding tyrosine-type recombinase/integrase: protein MPKNPLIPSRNRNHPAKGSSIKVEPIRSLEAIAAIKTLLADNPRDLCLFTFGINTAYRAGEILSLSVDQVEHLQAGDRLEIKQSKTGKYRATTLNGTVIRAIVGWLAEHPNPVSDAPLFISRTGKKALKVSSVNAMIKAWCAEVGLHGNYGTHSMRKTWGYHQRVQMDRPIPLLMAAYGHASQAQTLDYLCIQDDEIRDLYDLEL from the coding sequence ATGCCCAAAAATCCGCTCATCCCCTCACGCAATCGCAACCATCCTGCCAAGGGATCATCGATCAAGGTCGAGCCGATCCGTTCGCTGGAGGCGATTGCTGCAATCAAAACCCTGCTTGCAGACAACCCGCGCGATCTGTGTCTGTTCACGTTTGGGATCAACACGGCCTACCGCGCAGGAGAAATCCTGTCATTGAGCGTTGATCAGGTTGAACACCTACAGGCAGGTGACAGGCTGGAAATCAAGCAGAGCAAGACAGGGAAGTACCGAGCGACAACGCTGAACGGGACGGTTATTCGCGCGATTGTCGGCTGGCTGGCAGAGCACCCAAACCCTGTGAGTGATGCGCCACTTTTCATCTCGCGCACGGGGAAGAAAGCACTCAAGGTCTCCAGCGTGAACGCCATGATCAAGGCCTGGTGCGCCGAGGTCGGGCTGCACGGCAACTACGGCACGCATTCCATGCGCAAGACTTGGGGCTATCATCAACGCGTCCAGATGGATCGGCCCATCCCTCTGCTTATGGCAGCCTACGGTCATGCCTCACAGGCCCAGACCCTCGACTATCTTTGCATTCAGGATGATGAAATTCGCGACCTTTACGACTTAGAGCTTTGA
- a CDS encoding HD domain-containing protein, whose protein sequence is MKHEQMPTIEETQAWVRELHHGQTDKAGQPYIHHVLRVHERLLSLFPDASVDVEHAALLHDAIEDCDVNADNLRRRGYSDETIRIVEAVTKRADGEQTYAERIEHLARIGPLGALQVKIADLSDNSDPARLALLPDDKSASLRQRYRKALDRLQTALSEYSEHSGV, encoded by the coding sequence ATGAAACACGAGCAGATGCCAACCATTGAAGAAACACAAGCCTGGGTACGTGAGTTGCACCACGGCCAGACCGACAAGGCGGGGCAACCGTATATCCATCATGTCTTGCGTGTGCATGAACGGTTGCTGAGCCTCTTCCCCGACGCATCCGTTGACGTGGAACATGCGGCCTTGCTCCATGACGCGATTGAAGATTGCGATGTGAATGCTGATAATCTGCGGCGGCGTGGGTATTCGGATGAGACGATCAGGATCGTTGAGGCCGTGACCAAGCGCGCTGACGGTGAACAGACCTATGCCGAGCGCATCGAACATCTTGCACGCATCGGCCCGTTGGGAGCGTTGCAGGTGAAGATTGCCGACTTATCGGACAACAGCGATCCTGCGCGTCTGGCATTGCTCCCCGACGATAAGTCGGCGTCGTTACGGCAGCGGTATCGAAAAGCGCTGGATCGTCTTCAAACAGCTCTTTCTGAATACTCAGAACATTCGGGCGTATAA
- a CDS encoding class I SAM-dependent DNA methyltransferase, translated as MNAVEIEEAISALAEQPFDVQEFSYAFLEAFGNKATTLKRLRTGASNKSDLGGVLQTNNIHIAVCDEGDVTQTLAELKASPSTTKAKAKFVLATDGADLEAEDLTTGETIACAFKDFPDHFGFFLPLAGISTVKQIRESSFDIKATGRLNRLYVELLKDNPEWGTAERRHDMNHFMARLIFCFFAEDTDIFASADQFTKTIEQMSERDSSNTHEVISELFRAMNTKAEDRTSAGIARWANAFPYVNGGLFSGTTDVPRFSRIARSYLIHIGSLDWTKINPDIFGSMIQAVADDEERGALGMHYTSVPNILKVLNPLFLDDLREKLEEAGENPRKLLNLRNRIAKIRVFDPACGSGNFLVIAYKEMRAIEAEINERRDEADRRTEIPLTNYRGIELRDFPAEIARLALIIAEYQCDVTYRGQKEALAEFLPLDAMNWITCGNALRLDWLSICPPTGTGVKHHADDLFMSPVDQAEIDFENEGGETYICGNPPYIWANNQTAEQKQEVLDLQEEFGTRFRGLDYVTGWLYKYATYSRLTLCDAAFVTTNSITQGEQVDPLWSGLIGDGCALRFAFRSFKWQNLAKSNAGVSVVIVGLTREQCSQKLLFDGSERIVTSNISPYLLPMENVWVKPSTKPLNHMQPMMYGSKPVCGGGLTLTLDEAREIIGAAPDGEQFIKNFVGSDEITSGKMRKCIWIDDDKAEKAKQIGPVNSRLEVVRETREKSKKKQTRDFALRPHRFIERRRSEGNFIALPCVSSEARDFLTPIFSTDETVVSNRCFGVYDVELWYLSIISSKIHYTWCETTSGKLETRLNYSNTLTWNNFPIPNLTEKNKTDLTRCAEEILLAREAHFPATIADLYDPEKMPADLRAAHDRNDETLERIYIGRRFRNDTERLEKLFELYTKMKTKAA; from the coding sequence TTGAACGCCGTCGAAATTGAAGAAGCCATTTCCGCACTTGCTGAGCAGCCTTTTGACGTTCAGGAGTTTTCGTATGCTTTCCTCGAAGCGTTCGGCAACAAAGCTACTACGCTCAAGCGGCTTCGCACCGGAGCTTCCAACAAGTCCGATCTTGGTGGCGTTCTTCAGACCAACAACATCCATATTGCTGTCTGTGACGAAGGCGATGTCACACAAACTTTGGCAGAGTTGAAGGCCAGTCCTTCAACCACCAAAGCCAAAGCCAAATTCGTTCTTGCAACGGATGGTGCCGACCTTGAGGCAGAAGACCTCACCACAGGCGAAACGATTGCCTGCGCCTTCAAAGACTTTCCCGATCACTTTGGCTTTTTCCTGCCCTTGGCGGGTATAAGCACAGTCAAGCAAATCCGCGAAAGCTCATTCGACATCAAGGCGACGGGCCGCCTCAATCGCCTCTACGTCGAACTTCTGAAAGACAACCCCGAATGGGGCACCGCCGAACGCCGCCACGACATGAACCATTTCATGGCGCGGCTGATCTTCTGCTTCTTTGCGGAAGACACCGACATCTTTGCCAGTGCGGATCAGTTCACCAAAACGATTGAACAGATGAGCGAACGGGATTCCTCGAACACCCATGAGGTGATCAGTGAGCTCTTCCGCGCCATGAATACTAAGGCCGAGGATCGAACTTCCGCAGGTATTGCCCGCTGGGCGAATGCCTTCCCATACGTGAACGGCGGACTTTTTTCCGGTACCACTGACGTGCCGCGCTTTAGCCGGATCGCGCGATCTTATCTGATCCACATCGGCAGCCTCGATTGGACGAAGATCAATCCTGATATCTTCGGCTCGATGATCCAGGCTGTGGCGGATGATGAAGAGCGCGGCGCGCTTGGCATGCACTATACATCCGTGCCGAACATCCTGAAGGTGCTCAATCCGCTCTTCCTCGATGATCTGCGTGAGAAGCTGGAAGAAGCGGGCGAAAATCCTCGCAAGCTTTTGAACCTACGCAATCGCATTGCAAAGATCAGGGTGTTCGATCCTGCCTGTGGATCGGGCAACTTCCTTGTCATCGCCTACAAGGAAATGCGTGCCATCGAGGCTGAGATTAACGAACGGCGCGACGAAGCCGATCGGCGCACGGAAATCCCGCTGACCAACTATCGTGGAATCGAGCTGCGCGACTTCCCTGCCGAGATCGCGCGGCTGGCGCTGATCATCGCTGAGTATCAGTGCGATGTGACATACCGCGGACAGAAAGAAGCTTTGGCGGAATTTCTTCCACTTGATGCCATGAACTGGATTACTTGTGGCAACGCCTTGCGACTTGATTGGCTGAGCATCTGCCCGCCTACAGGCACGGGCGTGAAACACCATGCTGATGATTTGTTCATGTCGCCTGTCGATCAAGCTGAAATCGACTTCGAGAATGAAGGCGGTGAAACTTATATTTGTGGGAACCCGCCATACATTTGGGCAAATAACCAGACCGCAGAACAGAAACAAGAAGTTCTTGATCTGCAAGAAGAGTTTGGGACCAGATTCAGGGGATTGGACTACGTAACGGGCTGGCTTTACAAATATGCTACTTACTCTCGCTTGACTTTGTGCGATGCTGCTTTCGTAACAACGAACTCAATCACACAGGGAGAGCAGGTCGATCCATTGTGGAGCGGATTAATCGGTGATGGATGCGCTCTCAGATTCGCCTTCAGATCATTCAAGTGGCAAAATCTAGCAAAGAGCAATGCCGGTGTTTCGGTCGTTATTGTTGGTTTGACTCGGGAGCAATGTTCTCAAAAGCTATTGTTTGATGGATCAGAACGGATAGTAACGTCAAATATTTCACCCTACCTACTTCCAATGGAAAACGTATGGGTTAAACCATCCACAAAACCTCTAAACCACATGCAGCCGATGATGTACGGTAGCAAACCAGTGTGTGGGGGCGGCCTGACTTTGACCCTCGATGAGGCAAGGGAAATCATCGGTGCTGCCCCTGATGGAGAGCAGTTCATCAAGAATTTTGTTGGTTCCGATGAAATAACATCTGGAAAGATGAGAAAGTGCATTTGGATTGACGATGATAAGGCCGAAAAGGCTAAACAGATTGGTCCAGTCAATTCACGTTTGGAAGTAGTTCGCGAGACCCGAGAAAAAAGCAAAAAGAAACAAACTAGAGATTTTGCTTTACGGCCGCATCGATTTATCGAGCGCCGCAGGAGTGAAGGCAATTTCATTGCCCTTCCTTGCGTATCTTCTGAAGCAAGGGATTTCTTGACGCCAATTTTTTCTACAGACGAAACTGTTGTTTCGAACCGGTGTTTTGGCGTCTACGATGTAGAGCTTTGGTATTTATCAATTATATCTTCTAAGATTCACTATACTTGGTGCGAAACGACAAGTGGTAAGTTGGAAACTAGGTTAAACTACTCCAACACACTCACTTGGAACAATTTTCCAATCCCGAACCTCACCGAAAAAAACAAGACTGACCTGACTCGCTGCGCCGAAGAAATCCTTCTGGCCCGTGAGGCGCATTTCCCCGCGACCATCGCCGATCTCTACGATCCCGAAAAGATGCCCGCTGACCTGCGCGCCGCTCATGACCGCAACGACGAGACCTTGGAGCGCATCTATATCGGTCGCCGCTTCCGTAACGACACCGAGCGGCTGGAAAAGCTCTTTGAATTATACACAAAAATGAAAACTAAGGCCGCCTAA